From Proteiniborus sp. MB09-C3, the proteins below share one genomic window:
- a CDS encoding GNAT family N-acetyltransferase, whose amino-acid sequence MKFQNMEPRHVKEALALALEEYGIECTKCPQLIKRSFEKELEAIIQRLFRNKYGKVAVENGKVIGYLAFEEPRDGFHGNVKGAFSPLGGSAFAGDNRDMLASKLLQEVTADLVADGICSFALSRYAHDEEVGRSLVMNGFGIRCSDAIMKLSFRTKISDFNEDIRFQELVKDDKKEISRLKKELIKHLCSAPTFFPANIAHYDNWFENDRIRVFVAKENNRVIGYMSLDTEAETFVSESDNIYNICGAYVDKEYRNKGIAQQLLEHLCEISEREGKEYLGVDCETLNPTALRFWGKYFENYTYGYARRIDERVLGYDKYLENEWN is encoded by the coding sequence ATGAAATTTCAAAATATGGAACCAAGACATGTAAAAGAAGCACTTGCATTAGCACTTGAAGAATATGGTATAGAGTGTACAAAATGTCCGCAATTAATAAAGCGAAGCTTTGAAAAAGAATTGGAGGCTATCATTCAAAGATTATTTAGAAATAAGTATGGAAAAGTAGCTGTTGAAAATGGAAAGGTTATTGGATACTTAGCATTTGAAGAACCTCGGGATGGATTTCATGGGAATGTAAAAGGTGCATTTTCGCCATTAGGAGGAAGTGCATTTGCAGGTGATAATAGAGATATGCTTGCTTCAAAACTACTACAAGAAGTTACAGCAGACTTGGTTGCCGATGGGATATGTAGTTTTGCATTAAGCAGATATGCTCATGATGAAGAAGTTGGCAGATCTTTGGTCATGAACGGATTTGGTATTAGGTGTAGTGATGCCATTATGAAGCTGAGCTTTCGTACCAAAATAAGTGATTTTAATGAAGACATTAGATTTCAAGAGCTAGTGAAAGATGATAAAAAAGAAATATCAAGATTAAAAAAAGAACTGATAAAGCATTTGTGCAGTGCACCAACATTTTTTCCCGCAAATATAGCTCATTATGATAATTGGTTTGAAAACGACAGGATTCGAGTGTTTGTAGCAAAAGAAAATAATAGAGTTATTGGATATATGTCATTGGATACAGAGGCAGAAACCTTTGTTTCTGAGAGCGATAATATCTATAACATTTGTGGAGCATATGTTGATAAAGAATATAGGAATAAAGGTATTGCACAACAATTGTTAGAGCATCTTTGTGAAATTTCGGAGAGAGAAGGAAAGGAGTACCTAGGAGTTGATTGTGAAACATTGAATCCTACTGCTCTTAGATTTTGGGGTAAATATTTTGAAAATTATACATACGGCTATGCCAGAAGAATTGATGAAAGAGTGCTTGGCTACGATAAATATCTAGAAAATGAATGGAATTAG